A stretch of Streptomyces vietnamensis DNA encodes these proteins:
- a CDS encoding flavin-containing monooxygenase yields MNPTDRTERIETVVIGAGQAGLATGYHLARYGRPFVILDGNARVGDNWRCHWDSLRLFSPARVASLPGMRFPAPPMSFPTKDEMADFLETYAETFQLPVRAGERVSRVGREDGGYVVATGTRTYVCDHVVVASGTFGRTPYVPGFAGGLDPRITQLHSSAYKNPAQLRPGGVLVVGASHSGGDIAYEAGSAGHPTVLSGTIHGEIPFDIEGGPAHAIFPVLWFLAQHVLTLRTPLGRRMRPDVRAHGGPLIRVKRADLTRVGVELAPERTTGVSDGLPVLDGGRVLDVANVVWCTGFRQDFSWIDLPVTGEDGWPLERRGVVASSPGLYFVGLAFQYAFASMLVGGAGRDAEHVVDHLVKNLAGDAVDRGLSRSRSRARSRSRSKVPA; encoded by the coding sequence ATGAACCCCACCGACAGGACGGAACGCATCGAGACGGTCGTCATCGGAGCCGGGCAGGCGGGCCTCGCCACCGGGTACCACCTCGCCCGCTACGGCCGGCCGTTCGTGATCCTGGACGGCAACGCCCGCGTCGGCGACAACTGGCGGTGCCACTGGGACTCCCTGCGGCTCTTCAGCCCGGCGCGGGTCGCCTCGCTGCCCGGGATGCGTTTCCCCGCGCCGCCGATGTCCTTTCCCACCAAGGACGAGATGGCCGACTTCCTGGAGACGTACGCCGAGACCTTCCAGCTGCCCGTACGCGCCGGCGAGCGCGTCAGCAGGGTGGGCCGTGAGGACGGCGGGTACGTCGTGGCGACGGGCACGAGGACCTACGTGTGCGACCACGTCGTCGTCGCCTCCGGCACGTTCGGCCGGACTCCCTACGTCCCCGGCTTCGCCGGCGGGCTCGACCCGCGCATCACACAGCTGCACTCCAGCGCCTACAAGAACCCGGCACAGCTGCGGCCCGGCGGCGTGCTGGTGGTCGGCGCCTCGCACTCCGGCGGGGACATCGCGTACGAGGCGGGCTCGGCCGGCCATCCGACCGTGCTCAGCGGCACGATCCACGGCGAGATCCCGTTCGACATCGAGGGCGGGCCGGCGCACGCGATCTTCCCGGTGCTGTGGTTCCTGGCGCAGCACGTGCTGACCCTGCGCACACCGCTCGGCCGCAGGATGCGTCCCGACGTCCGCGCCCACGGCGGGCCGCTGATCCGCGTCAAGCGGGCGGACCTCACCCGCGTCGGCGTCGAACTGGCGCCGGAGCGGACCACCGGCGTGAGCGACGGCCTCCCGGTCCTCGACGGAGGGCGCGTCCTCGACGTCGCGAACGTCGTCTGGTGCACCGGCTTCCGGCAGGACTTCTCCTGGATCGACCTCCCGGTCACCGGCGAGGACGGCTGGCCGCTGGAGCGGCGCGGCGTGGTGGCCTCGTCGCCGGGGCTGTACTTCGTCGGCCTGGCCTTCCAGTACGCCTTCGCGTCGATGCTCGTCGGAGGCGCGGGCCGGGACGCGGAACACGTGGTGGACCACCTGGTGAAGAACCTCGCCGGAGACGCCGTCGACCGCGGCCTGTCTCGGTCTCGGTCTCGGGCTCGGTCTCGGTCTCGGTCGAAGGTCCCCGCCTAG
- the pheS gene encoding phenylalanine--tRNA ligase subunit alpha yields MSAPNKSYDPVEVEALKPEEIERMRDEALAAFAAAGDLDALAHAKTAHTGGTSPLALANREIGALPPQAKAAAGKLVGQARGIVSKALAARQTELEAERDARVLVEEAVDVTLPYDRVPAGARHPLTTLMERVADVFVSMGYEVAEGPEVEAEWFNFDALNFVPDHPARQMQDTFFVQGPEGTTGDESGVVLRTHTSPVQARTLIDREPPVYVVCPGRVYRTDELDATHTPVFHQIELLAVDEGLTMADLKGTLDHMVQALFGPDMKTRLRPNFFPFTEPSAEMDMLCYVCRGESVGNPDRPCRTCGSEGWIELGGCGMVNPKVLVACGVDPEKYSGFAFGFGIERMLMFRHNVEDMRDMVEGDVRFTRPFGMEI; encoded by the coding sequence ATGTCCGCACCCAATAAGTCGTACGACCCGGTCGAGGTCGAGGCCTTGAAACCGGAAGAGATCGAGCGCATGCGGGACGAGGCGCTCGCCGCCTTCGCCGCCGCGGGCGACCTCGACGCGCTCGCCCACGCGAAGACGGCGCACACCGGTGGCACCTCGCCGCTGGCGCTCGCCAACCGGGAGATCGGCGCCCTGCCCCCGCAGGCCAAGGCCGCCGCCGGCAAGCTCGTGGGCCAGGCCCGCGGCATCGTCTCCAAGGCGCTCGCCGCCCGGCAGACCGAGCTGGAGGCCGAGCGCGACGCGCGCGTCCTCGTCGAGGAGGCCGTCGACGTCACCCTGCCGTACGACCGCGTCCCGGCCGGTGCCCGGCACCCGCTGACCACCCTCATGGAGCGCGTCGCCGACGTCTTCGTGTCGATGGGCTACGAGGTCGCCGAGGGCCCCGAGGTCGAGGCGGAGTGGTTCAACTTCGACGCCCTCAACTTCGTCCCGGACCACCCGGCCCGCCAGATGCAGGACACCTTCTTCGTCCAGGGCCCCGAGGGCACCACGGGCGACGAGTCCGGCGTCGTGCTCCGTACGCACACCTCGCCGGTCCAGGCCCGCACCCTCATCGACCGGGAGCCCCCGGTCTACGTCGTGTGCCCCGGCCGCGTCTACCGCACCGACGAGCTCGACGCCACGCACACCCCGGTCTTCCACCAGATCGAGCTGCTCGCCGTCGACGAGGGCCTCACGATGGCCGACCTCAAGGGCACCCTCGACCACATGGTCCAGGCGCTCTTCGGCCCGGACATGAAGACCCGGCTGCGGCCGAACTTCTTCCCGTTCACCGAGCCGTCCGCCGAGATGGACATGCTCTGCTACGTCTGCCGCGGCGAGTCCGTCGGCAACCCGGACCGTCCCTGCCGCACCTGCGGCAGCGAGGGCTGGATCGAGCTCGGCGGCTGCGGCATGGTCAACCCGAAGGTGCTCGTCGCCTGCGGTGTTGACCCCGAGAAGTACAGCGGATTCGCCTTCGGGTTCGGCATCGAGCGGATGCTGATGTTCCGCCACAACGTCGAAGACATGCGAGACATGGTCGAGGGTGACGTCCGGTTCACCCGGCCGTTCGGGATGGAGATCTGA
- a CDS encoding PP2C family protein-serine/threonine phosphatase: MIRTRSLLADASRLRRLAPLALPTTWGAVAVAWKFGCPLARQPGLPMRIATSVVFLTVGLGMVLGLRHGLVRELARVRAVATATQRVLLRPLPARLDGLALAAGQLSASRGASVGGDLYEAVATPYGVRIVIGDVRGHGLAALGAVVAVLGSFREAAHDEPELAGVLRRLERALERHLRERARDEHPARAGAEPEHPMAEEFVTLLLVEVRSDGRLAVLNCGHPGPYRLGHRAERLPVGDPLPPLGVLPLPAAIVPYAAARLLPGETLVLHTDGAEEARDQRGRFFALDAALAAVPGEAPAALVRRVHAALLHHTGGRLADDIALLVVRNDRVRVPAQPAEPGLRRPRPAPSSHC, encoded by the coding sequence ATGATCCGTACCAGGTCGTTGCTCGCCGATGCCTCCCGGCTCCGCCGGCTGGCCCCACTCGCCCTTCCCACCACGTGGGGTGCCGTGGCCGTGGCGTGGAAGTTCGGCTGTCCGCTGGCCCGCCAGCCGGGGCTGCCCATGCGGATCGCCACCAGCGTCGTCTTCCTCACCGTCGGCCTCGGCATGGTGCTCGGCCTCCGCCACGGGCTCGTGCGGGAACTGGCCCGGGTCCGGGCCGTCGCGACCGCCACCCAGCGGGTCCTGCTGCGTCCCCTGCCGGCCCGTCTCGACGGACTCGCGCTGGCCGCCGGGCAGCTGTCCGCCTCCCGGGGCGCGTCCGTCGGCGGGGACCTGTACGAGGCGGTGGCGACCCCCTACGGGGTACGGATCGTCATCGGGGACGTCCGGGGCCACGGGCTCGCCGCGCTCGGCGCGGTGGTCGCGGTGCTCGGCAGCTTCCGCGAGGCCGCCCACGACGAGCCCGAACTCGCCGGTGTGCTGCGGCGCCTGGAGCGGGCCCTGGAGCGGCACCTGCGGGAGCGGGCGCGGGACGAGCACCCGGCGCGGGCCGGTGCGGAGCCCGAGCATCCGATGGCGGAGGAGTTCGTCACCCTGCTGCTCGTGGAGGTCCGCTCCGACGGGCGTCTCGCCGTCCTCAACTGCGGTCACCCCGGCCCGTACCGCCTCGGACACCGGGCGGAGCGGCTCCCGGTCGGGGACCCGCTGCCCCCGCTCGGGGTGCTGCCGCTGCCCGCCGCGATCGTGCCGTACGCGGCGGCCCGGCTGCTGCCCGGCGAGACGCTGGTCCTGCACACCGACGGCGCGGAGGAGGCCCGTGACCAGCGGGGCCGGTTCTTCGCGCTCGACGCCGCCCTGGCCGCGGTGCCCGGCGAGGCGCCCGCCGCCCTGGTCCGCCGGGTCCACGCGGCACTCCTTCACCACACGGGCGGCCGGCTCGCCGACGACATCGCGCTGCTCGTCGTGCGCAACGACCGCGTCCGGGTGCCGGCGCAGCCCGCCGAACCCGGGCTGCGCCGCCCCCGGCCCGCCCCCTCCTCGCACTGCTGA
- a CDS encoding sensor histidine kinase, with the protein MTVDTDSPAQARSAAPHAPKPSESAPEPPGATAAAGFAGLDPDDLPDGLVIADETGRVVCFNAAARRITAVPDDRALGLPLDEALPLEDLKGRRWWALTDPYGGLSTRRGQPERNLLLPGGREVLVSARYVREHPTGPVRRVVVSLRGTEARRRTERSHAELIATVAHELRSPLTSVKGFTATLLDKWERFNDEQKRLMLETVDADAGRIKRLIAELLDISRIDSGRLEVRRQPVDIAAAVGRHIQGHTTGGQSPDRFFVRIRPGLPALWADPDKIDQILGNLLENAVRHGEGTVTIEVAPTTLGDDGEEGTEVTVSDEGPGIPEASMSRVFTRFWRGSKRGGTGLGLYIVKGVVEAHGGTITVGRGPRGGAEFRFILPVGTPAHLL; encoded by the coding sequence ATGACGGTCGACACGGACAGTCCCGCACAGGCACGGAGCGCCGCGCCGCACGCCCCGAAGCCGTCCGAAAGCGCGCCGGAACCGCCCGGCGCCACGGCGGCCGCCGGTTTCGCCGGCCTCGACCCCGACGACCTGCCCGACGGTCTCGTCATCGCCGACGAGACCGGCCGCGTCGTCTGCTTCAACGCCGCCGCCCGCCGCATCACCGCCGTCCCCGACGACCGGGCCCTCGGCCTCCCCCTCGACGAGGCGCTGCCCCTCGAGGACCTCAAGGGACGCCGCTGGTGGGCGCTGACCGACCCGTACGGCGGGCTCTCCACCCGCCGCGGCCAGCCCGAGCGCAACCTGCTGCTCCCCGGCGGCCGCGAGGTCCTCGTCTCCGCCCGGTACGTCCGCGAGCACCCCACGGGCCCCGTCCGCCGGGTCGTGGTCTCCCTGCGCGGCACCGAGGCGCGCCGCCGCACCGAGCGCAGCCACGCCGAGCTGATCGCCACCGTCGCCCACGAACTGCGCTCCCCGCTCACCTCGGTGAAGGGCTTCACCGCCACCCTCCTCGACAAGTGGGAGCGGTTCAACGACGAGCAGAAGCGGCTCATGCTGGAGACCGTCGACGCCGACGCGGGCCGCATCAAGCGGCTCATCGCCGAACTCCTCGACATCTCCCGGATCGACTCCGGCCGCCTCGAAGTGCGCCGCCAGCCCGTCGACATCGCCGCCGCCGTCGGCCGGCACATCCAGGGGCACACCACCGGCGGCCAGTCCCCGGACCGTTTCTTCGTACGGATCAGGCCGGGGCTGCCCGCGCTCTGGGCCGACCCCGACAAGATCGACCAGATCCTCGGGAACCTCCTCGAAAATGCGGTGCGCCACGGCGAGGGAACCGTCACCATCGAGGTGGCACCCACCACGCTGGGCGACGACGGGGAAGAGGGGACGGAGGTCACCGTGAGCGACGAGGGGCCCGGCATCCCCGAAGCGTCGATGAGCCGCGTCTTCACCCGCTTCTGGCGGGGCAGCAAGCGCGGCGGCACCGGCCTCGGCCTCTACATCGTCAAGGGCGTCGTCGAGGCCCACGGCGGCACCATCACCGTCGGACGTGGCCCCCGTGGCGGGGCCGAGTTCCGATTTATCCTGCCCGTCGGCACCCCGGCCCACCTCCTCTGA
- a CDS encoding NUDIX hydrolase encodes MQWTKLSERSVYENRWFRVNLADVELPDGRHLDHYLIRLRPVAVATAVNEADEVLMLWRHRFITDSWGWELAAGVVEDGEDVEAAAAREMEEETGWRPGPLRHLLTVEPSNGLTDARHHLYWAERATYTGPPEDAFESSRRAWIPLKQVPDMIARGEIPAANMAAGLLMLHHLRLG; translated from the coding sequence GTGCAGTGGACGAAACTGAGCGAACGCTCTGTCTATGAGAATCGCTGGTTCCGAGTGAACCTCGCGGACGTCGAACTCCCGGACGGCCGCCACCTCGACCACTATCTGATCCGGCTCCGCCCGGTCGCCGTCGCGACGGCCGTCAACGAGGCCGACGAAGTCCTGATGCTCTGGCGCCACCGCTTCATCACCGACAGCTGGGGCTGGGAACTGGCCGCCGGCGTCGTCGAGGACGGCGAGGACGTCGAGGCCGCCGCGGCCCGCGAGATGGAGGAGGAGACCGGCTGGCGGCCGGGGCCGCTGCGCCATCTCCTCACCGTCGAGCCCTCGAACGGCCTCACCGACGCCCGCCACCACCTCTACTGGGCGGAGCGGGCCACCTACACCGGACCGCCCGAGGACGCGTTCGAGTCCTCGCGGCGGGCCTGGATCCCGCTGAAACAGGTCCCCGACATGATCGCCCGGGGCGAGATCCCGGCCGCCAACATGGCCGCCGGACTGCTCATGCTCCACCATCTGCGCCTCGGCTGA
- a CDS encoding helix-turn-helix transcriptional regulator, giving the protein MDVTAELERARDAFARQEWSHAYTGFADADDEQPLEPDDLVRLATAAYLVGRDAECAAATERAHQAYLSTGRTAPAVRCAFWLAVPLLLRGETARGGGWLARARRLLDDAGIDCVERGYLLFPEGMRLVHKDPAAARAAFDEVAATGERFADPDLVALARHGRGRALIAGGDTSAGVALLDETMVAVVSGELSPLVTGMVYCSTIEACQETFDLRRAQEWTAALSDWCAAQPDLVPYRGQCLVHRSQVLQTRGAWPDAVEEARRACERLSEPPNRPALGMAFYQQAELDRVRGAFAGAEEGYRRAGECGHRTQPGLAQLWLAQGRVDEAVAAIRGTADERRDRLGRARVLTAYVEIVLAAGDVPGARTAAEELSRIADDMDAPLLRAASAHARGEVLLAEDDAAAAVDALLDACRVWGELEAPYDRARSLVLLALARQRLGDTGTARLEWDVARQVFRTLGAAPDLARLDALADDRPRAGAGLSPRELEVLRLVATGRTNHAIAEELVLSEKTVARHLSNIFAKLDLSSRSAATAYAYEHDLVDRGR; this is encoded by the coding sequence ATGGACGTGACCGCGGAACTCGAACGCGCCCGGGACGCCTTCGCCCGCCAGGAGTGGTCGCACGCCTACACCGGGTTCGCGGACGCCGACGACGAACAGCCGCTGGAGCCCGACGACCTCGTACGGCTCGCCACCGCCGCCTATCTGGTCGGACGCGACGCGGAGTGCGCCGCGGCGACGGAGCGGGCGCATCAGGCGTACCTGAGCACCGGCCGGACGGCGCCGGCGGTGCGGTGCGCCTTCTGGCTGGCCGTGCCGCTGCTCCTGCGCGGTGAGACGGCCCGCGGCGGCGGCTGGCTCGCCCGGGCGCGACGGCTCCTCGACGACGCCGGGATCGACTGCGTGGAGCGGGGCTATCTGCTGTTCCCGGAAGGAATGCGGCTCGTCCACAAGGACCCCGCGGCGGCGCGTGCCGCCTTCGACGAGGTCGCCGCGACGGGGGAGCGCTTCGCGGACCCGGACCTGGTGGCCCTGGCCCGGCACGGCCGGGGCCGGGCCCTGATCGCCGGCGGCGACACCTCGGCCGGGGTGGCGCTGCTCGACGAGACCATGGTCGCGGTCGTGTCCGGCGAGCTGTCGCCGCTGGTGACCGGAATGGTCTACTGCAGCACGATCGAGGCCTGCCAGGAGACCTTCGACCTGCGCCGCGCGCAGGAGTGGACGGCGGCCCTGTCCGACTGGTGCGCGGCCCAGCCGGATCTCGTGCCCTACCGGGGCCAGTGCCTGGTCCACCGCTCCCAGGTCCTCCAGACGCGCGGGGCGTGGCCGGACGCCGTCGAGGAGGCGCGGCGGGCCTGCGAACGGCTCTCCGAACCGCCGAACCGGCCGGCGCTCGGCATGGCCTTCTACCAGCAGGCCGAGCTGGACCGGGTGCGCGGCGCGTTCGCCGGTGCGGAGGAGGGCTACCGGCGGGCCGGCGAGTGCGGGCACCGGACACAGCCCGGGCTCGCGCAGTTGTGGCTGGCCCAGGGGCGGGTCGACGAGGCCGTCGCGGCGATCCGGGGCACGGCGGACGAGAGGCGGGACCGGCTGGGCCGGGCGAGGGTACTGACCGCGTACGTGGAGATCGTGCTGGCCGCCGGCGACGTTCCCGGGGCACGGACCGCCGCGGAGGAGCTGTCGCGGATCGCCGACGACATGGACGCCCCGCTGCTGCGCGCGGCCTCCGCCCACGCGCGCGGGGAGGTGCTCCTGGCCGAGGACGACGCGGCGGCGGCGGTCGACGCCCTGCTGGACGCCTGCCGCGTCTGGGGCGAGCTTGAGGCCCCGTACGACCGGGCCCGTTCCCTCGTGCTCCTCGCCCTCGCCCGGCAGCGGCTGGGCGACACGGGAACGGCCCGGCTGGAGTGGGACGTCGCGCGTCAGGTGTTCCGGACGCTCGGCGCGGCCCCCGACCTGGCCCGGCTGGACGCCCTCGCCGACGACCGGCCCCGGGCCGGTGCCGGGCTCAGCCCCCGGGAGCTGGAGGTCCTGCGCCTCGTCGCCACCGGCCGCACCAACCACGCGATCGCCGAAGAGCTGGTCCTCAGCGAGAAGACCGTGGCGCGCCATCTGAGCAACATCTTCGCCAAACTCGACCTGAGCTCCCGGTCCGCGGCCACGGCCTACGCCTACGAGCACGACCTGGTGGACCGCGGCAGGTGA
- a CDS encoding tetratricopeptide repeat protein, with translation MDTTTRRRRVRRYLARARRHGAEGRYAEAEGDLRAALRLARTTAGPVSAEAAEAASALGILLEALGRPGEAEETLLFAVHLYERAHGPDDPRLTPPLNALGAVRRRRGDLAGAERFYARVVGIATGTAAHPEGRTAPHGGPPCLHTRTGFPCLCGWRDGGAVRRAGGAHSFG, from the coding sequence GTGGACACGACGACACGGCGGCGGCGGGTGCGCCGGTACCTGGCGCGGGCGCGGCGGCACGGGGCCGAGGGCCGGTACGCCGAGGCCGAGGGCGACCTGCGCGCGGCCCTCCGGCTGGCCCGCACCACGGCCGGCCCCGTCTCCGCCGAGGCGGCCGAGGCGGCGTCGGCCCTGGGCATCCTGCTCGAGGCGCTGGGCCGGCCCGGCGAGGCGGAGGAGACCCTGCTCTTCGCGGTGCACCTCTACGAACGGGCCCACGGCCCCGACGACCCCCGCCTCACTCCGCCGCTGAACGCCCTGGGCGCGGTCCGCCGGCGGCGCGGCGACCTCGCCGGAGCGGAACGGTTCTACGCGCGGGTCGTGGGCATCGCGACCGGCACGGCGGCCCACCCCGAAGGACGGACCGCCCCGCACGGCGGCCCGCCTTGCCTGCACACCCGTACGGGATTCCCCTGCCTGTGCGGGTGGCGCGACGGTGGCGCGGTCCGGCGCGCCGGGGGCGCTCACTCCTTCGGGTGA
- the pheT gene encoding phenylalanine--tRNA ligase subunit beta produces MRVPLSWLREYVDLPETTTGRDVQAKLISAGLEVETVEQLGAGLTGPLVVGKVLTIEELTEFKKPIRFCTVDVGQANGTGEPQEIICGARNFAEGDKVVVALPGAVLPGDFRIAERKTYGRVSRGMICSGDELGMGDDGTHGIIVLPPEHEVGTDATVLLELFDEVLDIAVTPDRGYCLSMRGVARETATAYGLPLRDPALLDVPAPNSYGYPVQIADPIGCDRFTARTVVGLDPEARSPIWLQRRLQKVGMRPISLAVDITNYVMIELGQPLHAYDRSRIDGPIGVRRAAAGEKFTTLDGTARVLDSGDLVITDNRGPIGLAGVMGGANTEIADPVTDPETGIVTGTTEVVIEAAHFDAISIARTARRHKLASEASKRFERGVDPQAAAAAAQRTVDLLVLLAGGTAEAGVTEIAAPSAPHTITMPANHPDKVAGVDYGREIVVRRLQEVGCDVYGQDELVVTVPSWRPDLYVPNDLAEEVIRLEGYENLPSTLPKPPAGRGLTERQRTHRRVGRALAGAGYVEALNYPFIGEQALDHLGLDADDARRRVVKLVNPLSDEEPALRTTLLPGLLGALRRNDSRGSHDLALFETGLVFRPTEGQPGVAVRLGVDRRPSDEEIARVNAVLPAQPRRAAVVLAGAREQAGWWGKGRPSDWADAIEAGRTVAAEAGVELIISADQHAPWHPGRCAAFHVEVDGEKVLVGHAGELHPRVVKAFGLPARACAMEIDLDLLEKANEGPVKAPRISSFPVATQDVALVVAAGVPTAEVEAALAEGAGELLESIRLFDVYTGDQLDEGSKSLAYALKFRAPDRTLTVDEASAARDAAVALAAERTGAVLRGA; encoded by the coding sequence ATGCGGGTCCCGCTTTCTTGGCTGCGGGAGTACGTCGACCTGCCGGAGACCACCACCGGCCGCGACGTCCAGGCCAAGCTCATTTCGGCAGGCCTCGAGGTCGAGACCGTCGAGCAGCTCGGCGCCGGCCTGACCGGCCCGCTGGTGGTCGGCAAGGTCCTCACCATCGAGGAGCTGACGGAGTTCAAGAAGCCCATCCGCTTCTGCACCGTCGACGTCGGCCAGGCCAACGGCACCGGCGAGCCCCAGGAGATCATCTGCGGCGCCCGGAACTTCGCCGAGGGCGACAAGGTCGTCGTGGCCCTGCCCGGCGCCGTGCTCCCCGGAGACTTCCGGATCGCCGAGCGCAAGACGTACGGCCGCGTCTCCCGGGGCATGATCTGCTCCGGCGACGAGCTCGGCATGGGCGACGACGGCACGCACGGCATCATCGTGCTGCCGCCGGAGCACGAGGTCGGCACGGACGCCACGGTCCTCCTGGAGCTGTTCGACGAGGTCCTCGACATCGCCGTCACCCCGGACCGCGGCTACTGCCTCTCGATGCGCGGCGTCGCCCGCGAGACGGCCACCGCCTACGGCCTGCCGCTGCGCGACCCGGCGCTCCTCGACGTGCCCGCGCCCAACTCGTACGGCTACCCGGTCCAGATCGCCGACCCGATCGGCTGCGACCGCTTCACCGCCCGTACGGTCGTCGGCCTCGACCCCGAGGCCCGCAGCCCGATCTGGCTGCAGCGCCGCCTGCAGAAGGTCGGCATGCGCCCGATCTCGCTCGCCGTCGACATCACCAACTACGTGATGATCGAACTCGGCCAGCCGCTGCACGCCTACGACCGCAGCCGGATCGACGGCCCCATCGGGGTCCGCCGCGCCGCCGCCGGCGAGAAGTTCACCACCCTCGACGGCACCGCGCGCGTCCTCGACTCCGGGGACCTGGTCATCACCGACAACCGCGGGCCCATCGGCCTCGCCGGTGTCATGGGCGGTGCCAACACGGAGATCGCCGACCCGGTCACCGACCCGGAGACCGGCATCGTCACCGGCACCACCGAGGTCGTCATCGAGGCCGCGCACTTCGACGCGATCTCGATCGCCCGCACGGCCCGCCGCCACAAGCTGGCCTCCGAGGCGTCCAAGCGCTTCGAGCGCGGCGTCGACCCGCAGGCCGCCGCCGCGGCCGCGCAGCGCACGGTCGACCTGCTCGTGCTCCTCGCGGGCGGCACCGCCGAGGCCGGCGTCACCGAGATCGCCGCCCCCTCCGCGCCGCACACCATCACCATGCCGGCGAACCACCCCGACAAGGTCGCGGGCGTCGACTACGGCCGTGAGATCGTCGTCCGCCGCCTCCAGGAGGTCGGCTGCGACGTCTACGGGCAGGACGAGCTCGTCGTCACCGTCCCGTCGTGGCGCCCCGACCTCTACGTGCCGAACGACCTGGCCGAAGAGGTCATCCGCCTGGAGGGCTACGAGAACCTGCCCTCCACGCTGCCGAAGCCCCCGGCCGGCCGCGGGCTCACCGAGCGCCAGCGCACCCACCGCCGGGTGGGCCGCGCCCTGGCCGGCGCCGGCTACGTCGAGGCCCTGAACTACCCGTTCATCGGCGAGCAGGCCCTCGACCACCTCGGCCTCGACGCGGACGACGCCCGTCGTCGCGTCGTGAAGCTGGTCAACCCGCTCTCCGACGAGGAGCCCGCGCTCCGTACGACGCTGCTCCCGGGTCTGCTCGGCGCGCTCCGCCGCAACGACAGCCGCGGCAGCCACGACCTGGCGCTCTTCGAGACCGGTCTGGTCTTCCGTCCCACCGAGGGCCAGCCGGGCGTCGCCGTCCGCCTGGGCGTCGACCGCCGTCCCTCCGACGAGGAGATCGCCCGCGTCAACGCCGTGCTGCCCGCGCAGCCGCGCCGCGCCGCCGTCGTCCTCGCCGGTGCGCGCGAGCAGGCCGGCTGGTGGGGCAAGGGCCGTCCGTCCGACTGGGCGGACGCGATCGAGGCCGGCCGGACCGTGGCCGCCGAGGCCGGGGTCGAGCTGATCATCAGCGCCGACCAGCACGCGCCCTGGCACCCGGGCCGCTGCGCCGCGTTCCACGTCGAGGTGGACGGCGAGAAGGTCCTCGTCGGCCACGCCGGCGAGCTCCACCCGCGCGTGGTGAAGGCGTTCGGCCTCCCGGCCCGCGCCTGCGCGATGGAGATCGACCTGGACCTCCTGGAGAAGGCGAACGAGGGTCCCGTGAAGGCCCCCCGGATCTCCTCCTTCCCGGTCGCCACCCAGGACGTCGCCCTGGTCGTCGCCGCCGGCGTCCCGACCGCCGAGGTCGAGGCCGCCCTCGCCGAGGGCGCGGGTGAACTCCTGGAGTCCATCCGGCTGTTCGACGTCTACACCGGCGACCAGCTCGACGAGGGCAGCAAGTCCCTGGCGTACGCCCTGAAGTTCCGCGCCCCGGACCGCACCCTGACCGTCGACGAGGCCAGCGCGGCCCGCGACGCCGCGGTGGCCCTGGCCGCCGAGCGCACCGGCGCCGTCCTGCGCGGCGCCTGA
- a CDS encoding TrmH family RNA methyltransferase, translating to MVTPELISPRSPRVVAARRLAKRNFRGKDRLFIAEGPQAVREAVEHRGAGGEPTLVELFTTVEAAERYDAIVDAARAAGARVHFASDAVLAEVSQTVTPQGLVGVCRFLDSPFEDIIAARPKLVAVLAHVRDPGNAGTVLRCADAAGADAVVLTDASVDLYNPKSVRASVGSLFHLPVAVGVPVEQAVAGLKGAGVRILAADGAGQDDLDDELDAGTMGGPTAWIFGNEAWGLPEETRALADAVVRVPIHGKAESLNLATAAAVCLYASARAQRPRTSA from the coding sequence ATGGTCACCCCCGAGCTGATCTCCCCGCGTTCCCCGCGCGTCGTCGCCGCCCGGCGGCTCGCCAAGCGCAACTTCCGGGGCAAGGACCGCCTCTTCATCGCCGAGGGCCCGCAGGCCGTCCGCGAGGCCGTCGAGCACCGGGGCGCCGGCGGAGAGCCCACCCTCGTCGAGCTGTTCACCACCGTCGAGGCCGCCGAGCGCTACGACGCGATCGTCGACGCCGCCCGCGCCGCCGGCGCCCGCGTCCACTTCGCCTCCGACGCCGTCCTCGCCGAGGTCTCCCAGACCGTCACCCCGCAGGGCCTCGTCGGCGTCTGCCGCTTCCTCGACTCGCCGTTCGAGGACATCATCGCCGCCCGGCCCAAGCTGGTCGCCGTCCTCGCGCACGTCCGCGACCCCGGGAACGCCGGCACCGTGCTGCGCTGCGCCGACGCGGCCGGCGCCGACGCCGTCGTCCTCACCGACGCCTCCGTCGACCTCTACAACCCCAAGTCCGTCCGCGCCTCCGTCGGTTCCCTCTTCCACCTGCCGGTGGCCGTCGGCGTCCCCGTCGAGCAGGCCGTCGCCGGACTCAAGGGCGCGGGCGTACGGATCCTCGCCGCCGACGGGGCCGGCCAGGACGACCTCGACGACGAGCTCGACGCCGGCACCATGGGCGGACCCACCGCCTGGATCTTCGGCAACGAGGCCTGGGGGCTGCCCGAGGAGACCCGGGCGCTCGCCGACGCCGTCGTCCGCGTCCCGATCCACGGCAAGGCCGAGAGCCTCAACCTCGCCACCGCCGCCGCGGTCTGCCTGTACGCCTCCGCCCGCGCCCAGCGCCCCCGAACCTCCGCCTGA